Part of the Vicinamibacterales bacterium genome, GAGGCCCCTGGATGCAGGTGCCGCCGCACGTCGCCGTCACCCCGGACTGCCCGGGGAACGCCAGCGACACCCGCTGCCCGGCATCCAGGCCCGTCGGGTTGGCGACCGTAATCGACACCGCGGCGCCCTGGTTCACGATCAGCGTCGGCCCGGGGTACTGCGCGCGCCCAGGCCCGGCCGAAAAGCCCCAGAACAGAAAATTGCCGCCCTCGGGCGTCGAGATGCGGTCGGCCTTCGCGGTCAGCGTGAACGATGTGCCCGTGACACCCAGCACGTCCGCCTGCGCGCTGGCAGCGGACAGAATCCCGAGAAACGCGAGTACGGCGATCCGGACGCGCGCGACGTGGCTTGTGCGTAACATGTGTCGCTCCTGATATCGCTGATGGTCGGGCGTTGGCGGTTGGCCTGTCGCGCGCGGTCGCCGATCCATGCGCCCGGCCGGCCGGGCGTCGACAACCAACCACTCACGCCCCGTCCACTACTGAATGCGGATCTCCGTCATCATCCCGCCGAAGTCCTGCGTGTCGTTGCTCAGGTAATTGAGGTTCGTCGTGTAGAGCAGGTAGGTCCCGGACAAGCCGGTGGTGTCGAGGATGACATCCACCGATTCGCCGCCGCCGACCGTCACCGAATTCGTCGTGAACGTCAGGTCGGTGCCCGACGGACCACGATGCAGCCGCGCGCTTTGGCCGACCACCTTCATCGGGATGGTCGACGCCAGCGTATAGAAGCGCGTGACGTTCAGGTTCGAGATCCGCAGCAGCACCCGCTGGCCGGCGGTCGCCGTCACCAGGCTGTCGACCGGCTGCGACGCCTTGGGCCCGCGATCGGTGTCGGTGGATAGCGCCACCGGGTTGACCGTGTCTGGGTAACCGCGGCCGTTGAGCATGCCGTAGCGATCGCGCATCGTCGCGAACGGCAGCGGCTGCACGGTCTCGCTGGCGTCGTGGAAGTCCGGATCGAACGAGCCGATCTGGATCGCCTTCTCGACGTCGTAGCGCGTCGAGCCGTCGCCGTCGTTGTAGGCGTACTGCTGCCCGGTCGTGTGGGTGAAGGACCCGAGGGCCGTGCCGCCCGGCAGCGTGTTCTGCCGCGGCTTCACATAGAGGTTACCGAGCATGCCCATCTGCATGTGCTCGGTCGCCTCGACGTGACAGTGATACATGTAGGTCCCGGGCTCCATGATCTTGTAGTAGTAGCTCAGCGACGACCCCATGTTCACGCTGAGCGAGTTTTCCGGCGTGCCATCGAAGATCGGCGCGGCATTCGGAAATCCGTGGAAGTGCACCGAGTGCGGATCCGACAGGTCCGGGCGCATCACCATGCCGACGTTGGTCAGGCTCAAGTAGAAGTGCTGTCCCTCGTTCAGCGTGATCGTGGGCGCCGGGAAGTTGGCCGCCAACGCGCCCACCTCCATCACCTGGCCCGGTGGCACCGCGGTCACGTCGGAGAACCCGAACATGTATTGCGGCCGGCCGTCGGCCATCGTCACGAAGCCGTCGCCACCCGCGAGGTGCATGCACTTGATGTCGGGGATACCGTCCCCATCGGAGTCGGGCCCGGCCGCGTCAGGAACCCCGTCATCATTCGTGTCGACTGACGGCGGACACTGGACGTACACCGCACCGTTGGCACTCCCCTGCGCCGACGCCGGCGTACTGCACAGCAGCACCGCGAACACGCCAATTCCGCCCAGAACAGGTAGACCTGCTCTCCAGTGCATACCGCCTCCTTCGTGCGCAGTTCTCCGAGCACGTCGCACGTCTGCTAATCACGGGTAGGGCGGACGAAGCCCGGCCTCGCCTGCCTGTGTGTGCTGCGTGGCGGCGCGGCGCCCATCCACGAGCAACTCATAAGGGGGTGTGGCCTCGTCAATACGTACGGGGCGGATGCACAAAAGGCGAACAATGCGCCGGCGTCAGAGTTTTGTGCTCGCGGAGGCATTGCACTGATGTATATAGACGACAGGCTGGCGGGTTCCCCGGCGGTATGCTCCCTCCCCCCAACGAAAGGAGCGCTTGTGCGCGTGTTGATCGTGGAAGACAACCCGGCGACGCGGGACACGCTAACGCGTGGGCTCGTCGAGGAGTTGTTTCACGTGGATGCGGTTGCCAGTGGTGCTGCGGCGGAAGCGCGGGTCCAGGAAAGCGCCTTCGACGTCATCGTGCTCGACGTGATCCTCCCGGACCACGACGGCTTCACCGTGTGCCGGCGGCTCCGGGCGCGCGGGGTGGACACCCCCATCCTGCTGCTCACCGGCCGGCACGCGCTCGACGATCGCGTGCGCGGGCTCGATGCCGGCGGCGACGACTATCTCGCCAAGCCCTTCGCGTTTCGCGAGTTGCTGGCCCGCATCCGCGCGCTCACCCGGCGCGGCCGCGCCGCGCACGCCGGTGTCACTTTGGCCCACGGCCCCATCGAACTCGATCAGCGTGATCACGTGGTCCGCCGCCACGGCAAAATCGTCGACCTGACCGCGACCGAGTTCCGCCTCCTCCAATACCTCATGCTCCGGCCCGAGGCGGTGATCAGCCGTGACGAGCTCGCCCGGCACGTGTGGGCCGACAGCATCGATCCGCACTCGAACGTGATCGACGTCTACATCGGCTATCTCCGCAAGAAGCTGGGCGAAGACGGCTTCGGCGTCGTGCGAACCGTCAGGCGTTCCGGGTACAGCCTGACCCGGAATCAGGTGTAGCCGCCATGGGTCGTGCCACCCGGCCAGGCAAGGCGCTCGCCTGGCTGACGCGGGCCCTGAGCCGAGGCACTCAGTCCACGCCGCAGCCGCCGGCGCGCGGCGACACCGCGCCCGACGAATCGCGCCTGACCATGCAGGCGTTCGTGACGTCGCTGATCCACGAACTTCGCACGCCGCTGGCGGCGCTGTCGGGCGAGGTGGAAATCGCGCTGCGGCACGATCGCTCGCCGGCGGTCTACCGGGACACGCTGGCGCGCATCGCCGAGCACGTCATCGAACTGGAAGACATCACCGGCGACCTCGCGCTGCTCGCGGATCCGGACGGCTTTCGCGCGCTGTCGGAGTCGACGGTGGACCTCAGCGCGCTCACCAGCCAGCTGTCGCTGCACTACAAGAGCGACCAGCTGATCGTGCCGATCGCCGCGTCGAGCATTTACGTGTCGGGCCACGAGCTCCTGCTGACGCGGGCCTTCAGGCTCGTGCTCGATCACGCGGTGCGATACCGCGGGCACGGGTCGTCGGTGCGGCTGCAGATCGCGCCGCACGACCACCCGATGGGCGCGGTGCATCTCATGCTCGACGCCACGCCGCCAGGATTCGCGCGCCGCACGTGGTACCACCTGATCGACGATCACGCCGACCCGGAGGTGTTCGAGAGCCCGGGCCTCTTGCGTCTGCGCACCGCATCGAGCATCGTCCGCCTGTCGGGCGGCTCGCTGGCGGTGGACGGCGCCGACGGCGCCGTGTGCGTGCGCATCCAGCTGCGCGAGGCGCCCGCCGACGACACGCCCCGCGTGACCGCGCTTGATTGATATGATGAGCGCGCATCGCAGGCCTCCGGAATTCAGCCGGCACCGGATGCTGCATCCATGTCCCGGAGGATTTTGATGATCGCTCGTCTCTGTCGCGCCGCCGCCCTGTGTCTGTGTTGTCTGATAGCCGGCTCCTCCGCGAGCTGGGCTCAAGAGAGTCACCTCGACACCCCGGGCGAAATCCCCAAGTACGTCAGAGACCCCATCCCCCTCTACACCGCCGCACTCGGCCCCTTCAAGCGGCCCATCTCCACCAAGAACGCGGAAGCGCAGGCCTTCTTCAACCAGGGCTTCCAGATGATGTACGCCTTCGCCCGCCTCGACGCCATCCGCTCGTTCCGCGAGGCGTGGAAGCGCGACCCCGACTGCGCCATCTGTTACTGGGGCGAAGGCTGGGCGTGGGGCTCGTACTTGAACGGACCGATGTCGGCCGACCAGTCGCCCTTCGCCTATGCGGCCACGCAAAAGGCCGTCAGCCTGAAGGACAAGGCCACGCCGGTGGAGCGCGCCTTCATCGAGGCGCTCAACGTCCGCTACGTGAAGGACTTCGACGCCAAGACGCGCAAGGACCAGGACCAGGCCTACGCCGACGCCATGAAGAAGCTGGCGGAGCAGTACCCGAACGACCTCGACGCGGTCACCCTCTACGGCGATGCGCTGTTCCTGCTCGAGCCGCGCCGCGGCACGCGCGACGTCAACGCGCCCAACATCAAGCGCCTGCACGGCGTGCTGGAATCGGTGCTGGCGAAGGATCCGAAGCATCCCGGCGCCTGCCACCTCTACGTGCACGCCACCGAGTCCACCGTCAAGCCGGAGAAGGCGGTGTTCTGCGCCGAGTACCTCGGCAAGACCATCCCGGGCGCCAGCCACATCAACCACATGCCGTCGCACACCTGGAACGAAGTGGGCCGCTGGTCCGATTCGGT contains:
- a CDS encoding response regulator transcription factor, with product MRVLIVEDNPATRDTLTRGLVEELFHVDAVASGAAAEARVQESAFDVIVLDVILPDHDGFTVCRRLRARGVDTPILLLTGRHALDDRVRGLDAGGDDYLAKPFAFRELLARIRALTRRGRAAHAGVTLAHGPIELDQRDHVVRRHGKIVDLTATEFRLLQYLMLRPEAVISRDELARHVWADSIDPHSNVIDVYIGYLRKKLGEDGFGVVRTVRRSGYSLTRNQV
- a CDS encoding histidine kinase dimerization/phospho-acceptor domain-containing protein, whose amino-acid sequence is MGRATRPGKALAWLTRALSRGTQSTPQPPARGDTAPDESRLTMQAFVTSLIHELRTPLAALSGEVEIALRHDRSPAVYRDTLARIAEHVIELEDITGDLALLADPDGFRALSESTVDLSALTSQLSLHYKSDQLIVPIAASSIYVSGHELLLTRAFRLVLDHAVRYRGHGSSVRLQIAPHDHPMGAVHLMLDATPPGFARRTWYHLIDDHADPEVFESPGLLRLRTASSIVRLSGGSLAVDGADGAVCVRIQLREAPADDTPRVTALD
- a CDS encoding multicopper oxidase domain-containing protein, whose translation is MFAVLLCSTPASAQGSANGAVYVQCPPSVDTNDDGVPDAAGPDSDGDGIPDIKCMHLAGGDGFVTMADGRPQYMFGFSDVTAVPPGQVMEVGALAANFPAPTITLNEGQHFYLSLTNVGMVMRPDLSDPHSVHFHGFPNAAPIFDGTPENSLSVNMGSSLSYYYKIMEPGTYMYHCHVEATEHMQMGMLGNLYVKPRQNTLPGGTALGSFTHTTGQQYAYNDGDGSTRYDVEKAIQIGSFDPDFHDASETVQPLPFATMRDRYGMLNGRGYPDTVNPVALSTDTDRGPKASQPVDSLVTATAGQRVLLRISNLNVTRFYTLASTIPMKVVGQSARLHRGPSGTDLTFTTNSVTVGGGESVDVILDTTGLSGTYLLYTTNLNYLSNDTQDFGGMMTEIRIQ